The Marinifilum sp. JC120 genome segment ATGACTGTGTTGGTTGAGTTCTGGGTTAAACCGTCTGACATTTTCCGCCCTTGCCCGGATTCAGATCCCTCTGATCACGAAGCACAATTGGTCTACCCCTGGAAGAGGAGTCCTTTCCAGAGTTTTGACTCGAGCATGAAAATTCATAGTTATGTGGACGATGTGAACCCGGATGTTGTTTACAACTACAAGCAATGGTATGAAAATCTCAACGCGACCATCTATTCTGGCGACACTCCATATCCGTGGACCCAGCTTGGCTACACTTATGACTGGGCTGACGACAAATATAATAACAACCATGTGGGACTTTCTGAGTTCATAGTACTTGGCGGATCAAAAATTGTGATTGAGAAGATTGTTAATACTGAAAATTTGGCCGACTATTTTGTGAAACCTCTTTCTGTTGAGAGCATTAGATAGTTCATTGTGCTGTCGCATACTGAACAGGTCCCAACAAAGCCTGTCCCTGCTTTTCTGGGGCAGGCTTTTTTATGAATCATTCTTGGCGTTCATTGATTTTTCGGGTTATATTGTAGTTAAGGTTTTACGGCTGTAATGCGGGAGGAGTGAATGTCGGTAATTTGTTTTCAGTCTTGGAAAAAGGCCGTTTTGTCATTGTTGCTGTTGTTTATTTGCCTGCCTCTGAGTGCATGTTCAGATGACCCTATCCGCTTGGGATTTTCCGGGACCCTTAAAGGGAAGTATTCCGATCTCGGAGTGCAGGGCCGTAACGGGGCTTTATTGGCTGTTGAGGAGATTAATGCGGCTGATGGCATTGATGGTCGTAAAATTGAATTTTTGGTGCGTGACGACCATAACACCCCGGAAGGAGCTGTTGAGGCTGATAAGGAACTTGTTGCCGAAGGTGTTCCTGTCATTATCGGTCATATGACCAGCTCGCAATCCATGGTCGCAGTCCGGGAGATGAAGGATAGCGGGGTTATATATATTTCTCCCACTACTTCGACGCCTTGGTTGCAGGGGATAAAAGATTGTTTTTTCCGGGTGATCCCGACTCTTACTGATTTGTCAAAAGGACTTGCAGAATATTCCGTGGATAAGCTCGGCACGAAAAGACTGGCCGTAGTTTGGGACACTTCCAATAAAGCTTTTGCTGATTCTTATAAAAATATTTTTGTTGAAACATTTGTGCAAAAGGGCGGAGAGCTTGTCGGTGAGGCTAGTGTCGGGATGCAGAAAGGTCCCGTGGACTGGCAGACTATTGTCGATGAATTGAAGAAAATGAAACCCGACACCGTGGTCATGGTCACATCTGCCCGAGATCTAGCCGCTTTTTCCCAGTTCTGTACTTTGAACAAAACGGACTGGACAATAATGAGCAGTATGTGGGGATATACAAAGGAACTGATCCAGACAGGCGGCAAAAGTGTGGAAGGGATACTTTTTGTGGTCCACTTTGCCGAGGATGATCCAGAAGAAGGGTATGTTGATTTTAAGCAAAGGTTTATTAAACGTTTCGGCTGGCCGCCCAATTTTGCAGCAGCCTTTGGTTATCAGGCTGTGCTGGTTTTTGAAGAAGCGGTGAAAAGGAATGGAGGGAGCACAAAAGGATTGGCGGAGGTCATTCCCGGAATTGCCTTTGAAGAAGGGTTGATCGGACCTTTTGAAATTGATGAGTTCGGGGATGTAGTCCGTACCGGTCATATTGTAACAGTCAAAGATGGACAATTTGTTACTGTTTCAAAGAGAAAGAGATGAGTAGAGCTTCCGTTGTTGAGATATTTCAGGGCAAGTTGGTCCAATGGATCCTTGTGCCGGGGTTGATCATGACCGTTGCACTGGGTTCTATTCTGGGCTTGAGCCAGATCCATACAATGGAACGAGAGCTAGTGCAGCTTTCAAGGTCCCTGTCTCGTAATGTTGAGTTTTACATTGACGGTGCGGAGGATGTCTTGCGTTCTGTGGCCATAATGAGTGGAGACGGAAATGTTGAGAGTTTTCGTGCTTATTTTGAAGGTCTTCATGATCGTTTCGCTCAGTTTGAACGTCTTCTGCTTCTGGATAAAAATGAAAATATTATAGCTGTGGCTCCTTATGGAATTAAAGGGGTTGATTTTCCCATTCGATTTAGCAGCGTAGATAGCTCAAGGCGGGTGTTGACTTCCCCAATTATTTCTCCTCATTCAGGAAAACTGGTCGTTTATATAAGTATTCCGGTTCAAGGTGGGGGGAAGCTTGTTGCAGAACTCAGTCTCAATCGTTTGCAGAAGTTCCTCTACGGATTTCTTTCTTCAAACAGGTTCATAATTCTGACAGATCCTTATGGTAATTTGATTGTTCATCCTGATCGGGAACTGGTAAATATACAGGCGAACGTAGGTTCTCTGGGGATTTTTAAAACGAATCTAGAATCTGGGGAAGGTGAATTTTATCGGGCTGAAGGCAGGCT includes the following:
- a CDS encoding amino acid ABC transporter substrate-binding protein; amino-acid sequence: MSVICFQSWKKAVLSLLLLFICLPLSACSDDPIRLGFSGTLKGKYSDLGVQGRNGALLAVEEINAADGIDGRKIEFLVRDDHNTPEGAVEADKELVAEGVPVIIGHMTSSQSMVAVREMKDSGVIYISPTTSTPWLQGIKDCFFRVIPTLTDLSKGLAEYSVDKLGTKRLAVVWDTSNKAFADSYKNIFVETFVQKGGELVGEASVGMQKGPVDWQTIVDELKKMKPDTVVMVTSARDLAAFSQFCTLNKTDWTIMSSMWGYTKELIQTGGKSVEGILFVVHFAEDDPEEGYVDFKQRFIKRFGWPPNFAAAFGYQAVLVFEEAVKRNGGSTKGLAEVIPGIAFEEGLIGPFEIDEFGDVVRTGHIVTVKDGQFVTVSKRKR